The following are encoded in a window of Amycolatopsis lexingtonensis genomic DNA:
- a CDS encoding lysophospholipid acyltransferase family protein codes for MEEEIVARREKGGFWVGLAAVLFYPITGIARRVYVGDEKVPRQGPALLVLNHISHLDPVVDAVFVHRAKRVPRFLGKESLTRTPIFGKIFVGSGQIPVSRGSAAAGDSLKAAHEALQAGKVVVIYPEGTITKDPAGWPKESFTGAARLAIQNDVPVIPIARWGTSQLFNGYTKKFKPFPRKTITHRVGDPLDLSVYREGSVRSASKLREVTKVMMDEVTRLLAEIRDEEPPSEKPGETA; via the coding sequence GTGGAGGAGGAGATCGTGGCCCGGCGTGAAAAGGGTGGCTTCTGGGTGGGGCTCGCCGCCGTACTGTTCTACCCGATCACCGGGATCGCGCGGCGGGTCTACGTCGGGGACGAGAAGGTGCCGCGGCAGGGGCCCGCGCTGCTCGTGCTGAACCACATCTCGCACCTCGACCCGGTCGTCGACGCCGTCTTCGTGCACCGGGCGAAGCGGGTGCCGCGGTTCCTCGGCAAGGAGAGCCTGACCCGGACCCCGATCTTCGGGAAGATCTTCGTCGGCTCGGGGCAGATCCCCGTCTCGCGCGGGTCGGCCGCCGCCGGGGACAGTCTCAAGGCCGCGCACGAGGCGCTGCAGGCGGGCAAGGTCGTCGTGATCTACCCCGAGGGCACCATCACCAAGGACCCGGCCGGCTGGCCGAAGGAGTCCTTCACCGGCGCCGCGCGGCTCGCGATCCAGAACGACGTCCCCGTGATCCCCATCGCCCGCTGGGGCACCAGCCAGCTCTTCAACGGCTACACCAAGAAGTTCAAGCCGTTCCCGCGCAAGACCATCACCCACCGCGTCGGCGACCCGCTCGACCTGTCGGTCTACCGCGAAGGCAGCGTCCGCAGCGCGTCCAAGCTGCGTGAGGTCACCAAGGTCATGATGGACGAGGTGACCCGGCTGCTCGCCGAGATCCGGGACGAAGAACCGCCGTCGGAGAAGCCGGGGGAAACCGCCTGA
- a CDS encoding NUDIX hydrolase — translation MTHEVRAAGAVLWRVAGGVTEVALVHRPRYDDWSLPKGKLDAGETIAEAAVREVREETGFAAVLGRYVARTTYAVPSRTGSGTVPKTVDYFAAEAVSGEFAANDEVDELRWLAPQAAEKLLTRPGDVRVLRAFCELPVGLSTVLLVRHAKAGKRDEWTGDDDLRPLSEAGQRQAAGLRRVLALFGPARVLSAPRLRCVQTVHGIADDLGAEVRHEPLFSEEGYWPDPVLGVARLLAVAGDAGTPVVCSQGGVIPDLVSALADRDGVELSAARGGVVPSKKGSFWVLSFRPPTAEEGPLLLAADYYPSALPAPAPTRS, via the coding sequence ATGACCCACGAGGTACGGGCGGCCGGCGCGGTGCTGTGGCGCGTCGCCGGCGGGGTGACCGAGGTCGCCCTGGTCCACCGCCCGCGGTACGACGACTGGTCGCTGCCGAAGGGGAAGCTCGACGCGGGCGAGACGATCGCCGAGGCCGCCGTCCGCGAAGTACGCGAGGAGACCGGGTTCGCCGCGGTCCTGGGCCGGTACGTGGCGCGCACGACCTACGCGGTGCCGTCGCGCACCGGGTCCGGGACGGTGCCGAAGACGGTCGACTACTTCGCCGCGGAAGCGGTTTCCGGCGAGTTCGCGGCGAACGACGAGGTCGACGAGCTGCGCTGGCTCGCCCCGCAGGCCGCGGAAAAGCTGCTGACGCGGCCGGGGGACGTGCGCGTGCTGCGGGCGTTCTGCGAGCTGCCCGTCGGCCTGTCGACGGTGTTGCTGGTGCGGCACGCGAAGGCGGGCAAGCGCGACGAGTGGACCGGCGACGACGACCTGCGCCCGCTTTCCGAAGCGGGCCAGCGGCAGGCGGCCGGGCTCCGGCGCGTGCTGGCGCTGTTCGGGCCCGCCCGGGTGCTGTCCGCGCCGCGGCTGCGGTGCGTGCAGACGGTGCACGGGATCGCGGACGACCTCGGCGCCGAAGTCCGGCACGAACCGCTGTTCTCCGAGGAGGGCTACTGGCCCGACCCGGTGCTCGGCGTGGCGCGGCTGCTGGCCGTGGCCGGCGACGCCGGGACGCCGGTGGTGTGCAGCCAGGGCGGCGTGATCCCGGACCTGGTGAGCGCGCTGGCCGACCGCGACGGCGTGGAGCTTTCCGCCGCGCGCGGCGGGGTCGTGCCCAGCAAGAAGGGCTCGTTCTGGGTCCTGTCGTTCCGCCCGCCGACGGCCGAGGAAGGCCCGCTGCTCCTGGCGGCGGACTACTACCCGAGCGCGCTTCCCGCGCCGGCGCCCACTCGCTCCTGA
- a CDS encoding transposase family protein → MSQPSAEGFGPLSYQVALPLSRQTLQLVAGLICAHRRRLRSRWRKAGPAGQALVVLAVLRDDPRLAHLGAGMGVSAATVRRWVLEVITLLAARATRLNRVLRRQAAQAATVVLVDGTLIRTRRRTGKANRAHYNGKHKHHGLVVLALTDETGRLLWVSAALPGKTADITAARRLRIRQHLHAHGLTPAGDKGFHGWHKDVRTTRDCPDCEGPCEQIVLTPYKAEARRPLTKTQKQANAVFAAMRCAVEGGFAALKHWHILDKLRLDTRHATTLLRALLVLTQHEQSVRDTARTAEA, encoded by the coding sequence GTGAGTCAACCATCCGCCGAGGGCTTCGGTCCTCTTTCCTACCAGGTCGCCCTTCCGCTGTCCCGGCAGACCCTGCAACTGGTCGCGGGGTTGATCTGTGCCCACCGACGGCGGTTGCGGTCGCGCTGGCGCAAAGCCGGCCCCGCCGGCCAGGCTCTGGTCGTACTCGCCGTGCTGCGCGACGACCCGCGTCTGGCCCACCTCGGAGCCGGCATGGGTGTCTCCGCGGCCACGGTCCGGCGGTGGGTGCTGGAAGTCATCACCCTGCTCGCCGCCCGCGCCACTCGCCTGAACCGGGTCCTGCGCCGCCAGGCCGCCCAGGCCGCGACGGTGGTGCTGGTGGACGGCACCCTGATCCGGACCCGCCGCCGCACCGGCAAAGCCAACCGGGCCCACTACAACGGCAAGCACAAACACCACGGCCTGGTCGTGCTCGCCCTGACCGACGAGACCGGCCGGCTGCTGTGGGTCTCGGCAGCGTTGCCGGGCAAGACCGCCGACATCACCGCCGCCCGCCGGCTGCGCATCCGCCAGCACCTGCACGCCCACGGCCTGACCCCGGCCGGAGACAAAGGCTTCCACGGCTGGCACAAAGACGTCCGCACCACCCGCGACTGCCCAGACTGTGAGGGACCGTGTGAGCAGATCGTGCTCACTCCCTACAAAGCCGAAGCCCGCCGACCGCTGACCAAGACGCAGAAGCAGGCCAACGCGGTGTTCGCGGCGATGCGGTGTGCGGTAGAAGGCGGCTTCGCCGCCCTCAAACACTGGCACATCCTCGACAAACTCCGCCTCGACACCCGCCACGCCACCACCCTGCTGCGCGCTCTGCTCGTGCTCACCCAGCACGAGCAGAGCGTCCGCGACACCGCCCGGACAGCAGAAGCCTGA
- a CDS encoding class I SAM-dependent methyltransferase: MTDSFAVNKANWDERAVLHAASPDYNFADFAADPAYLSAVVRFDRPRLGDIGGLRAVHLQCHIGTDTVSLARLGASVTGLDFSGAALAEARKLAAAAGASIDFREANVYDAVEVLGAGEFDLVYTGIGALCWLPSMARWASVVAGLLRPGGRLFVREGHPMLGTLDENDPAAPRYPYFEHAEPLVFDEPETYVATDRPLTHSVSHSWNHSLGEIITALLDNGLTLTAFTEHDSVPWNAIPGQMTHDEATDEWRLKDTPSRLAASYTLQAVKHG, encoded by the coding sequence GTGACGGACTCGTTCGCCGTCAACAAGGCGAACTGGGACGAGCGCGCGGTCCTGCACGCGGCTTCGCCGGACTACAACTTCGCGGACTTCGCCGCGGATCCCGCGTACCTGAGCGCTGTCGTGCGGTTCGACCGGCCGCGCCTGGGCGACATCGGCGGGCTGCGCGCGGTGCACCTGCAGTGCCACATCGGCACGGACACGGTGTCGCTCGCGCGGCTCGGCGCTTCGGTGACCGGCCTGGACTTCTCGGGTGCGGCGCTGGCGGAAGCCCGGAAGCTCGCCGCGGCGGCCGGCGCGTCGATCGACTTCCGCGAAGCCAATGTGTACGACGCCGTCGAGGTGCTGGGCGCCGGCGAGTTCGACCTGGTCTACACCGGAATCGGGGCGCTGTGCTGGCTGCCGTCGATGGCGCGCTGGGCGTCGGTGGTCGCGGGCCTGCTGCGCCCGGGCGGGCGGCTCTTCGTCCGGGAGGGTCATCCGATGCTGGGGACGCTGGACGAGAACGACCCGGCGGCGCCGCGCTACCCGTACTTCGAGCACGCCGAGCCGCTGGTGTTCGACGAGCCCGAGACCTACGTCGCCACCGACCGGCCGCTCACCCACAGCGTCAGCCACTCGTGGAACCACTCGCTGGGCGAGATCATCACCGCGCTGCTGGACAACGGCCTCACGCTGACCGCGTTCACCGAGCACGACAGCGTGCCGTGGAACGCGATCCCCGGCCAGATGACGCACGACGAAGCCACCGACGAGTGGCGGCTGAAGGACACGCCCTCGCGGCTCGCGGCGAGCTACACGCTCCAGGCGGTCAAGCACGGCTGA
- a CDS encoding asparaginase, with amino-acid sequence MPLIAVATLGGTISMAPAPGSGAVPRLGAAELIGALGDLPVDVLAETLAGIGSASMDFATLLRCRDWGLRQDADGFVVVQGTDTLEETAYFLDLCWPSEIPVVVTGAMRNAGLLSPDGPANLRNALTVAADPRSRGRGALVTLNDDVHAARWVRKAHSSHLEAFTSAPAGPLGMVVEHAVHYFHPSPPRPPALSGEDFGGLVPVVEAGLDDSGAVLAHAATQPGVRGIVLAATGAGHVSSGTADVVARLLPSLPVVVASRTGAGPTLRSTYGFHGSESSLIAMGATMAGWLDARKSRILLHTLLASGAGRDVIEREFRLRGDLD; translated from the coding sequence ATGCCCTTGATCGCGGTCGCCACCCTCGGCGGAACCATCTCGATGGCCCCGGCTCCCGGGTCCGGCGCCGTCCCGCGGCTGGGTGCGGCCGAACTGATCGGCGCGCTCGGCGACCTGCCAGTGGACGTCCTCGCCGAAACCCTGGCGGGGATCGGCAGCGCGTCGATGGACTTCGCGACGCTGCTGCGGTGCCGCGACTGGGGCCTGCGCCAGGACGCCGACGGGTTCGTCGTCGTGCAGGGCACCGACACCCTCGAGGAGACCGCGTACTTCCTCGACCTGTGCTGGCCGTCGGAGATCCCCGTGGTCGTCACCGGCGCGATGCGCAACGCGGGCCTGCTCAGCCCGGACGGCCCGGCGAACCTGCGGAACGCGCTGACCGTGGCGGCCGATCCCCGCAGCCGCGGCCGGGGCGCGCTGGTCACGCTGAACGACGACGTCCACGCGGCGCGCTGGGTGCGGAAAGCGCATTCGAGCCACCTGGAGGCGTTCACGTCGGCGCCCGCGGGGCCGCTGGGCATGGTCGTGGAGCACGCGGTGCACTACTTCCACCCGTCGCCGCCGCGGCCCCCGGCGCTCAGCGGCGAGGACTTCGGCGGGCTGGTCCCGGTGGTCGAAGCCGGTCTCGACGACTCGGGCGCGGTCCTCGCGCACGCGGCCACGCAGCCGGGCGTGCGCGGGATCGTGCTGGCGGCGACGGGCGCGGGCCACGTCTCGTCCGGCACCGCCGACGTGGTGGCCCGGCTGCTGCCTTCGCTGCCGGTGGTCGTCGCTTCGCGGACCGGCGCCGGGCCGACGTTGCGCTCGACGTACGGCTTCCACGGTTCGGAGTCGAGCCTGATCGCGATGGGCGCGACGATGGCGGGCTGGCTGGACGCGCGGAAGTCCCGGATCCTGTTGCACACGCTGCTGGCTTCCGGTGCCGGCCGCGACGTGATCGAGCGCGAGTTCCGCCTACGCGGCGACCTGGACTAA
- a CDS encoding cysteine dioxygenase: MFAVPDNTLLRPENPALRHPVRVALEVAADRDRWKHLLRYDPDERFAALVEKDERQEVWLMSWLPGQRTDLHDHAFASGAFTVVSGHLTEAVARRAPGGRAVTELHALAAGQSRVFGPGYVHEVRNDGPDPAVSVHVYRDAARAMRSYHLDPLGGPVLD, encoded by the coding sequence ATGTTCGCCGTTCCGGACAACACCCTGCTGCGTCCCGAAAACCCCGCGCTGCGCCACCCGGTGCGCGTCGCGCTGGAGGTCGCCGCCGACCGTGACCGCTGGAAGCACCTGCTGCGCTACGACCCCGACGAGCGCTTCGCCGCGCTCGTCGAGAAGGACGAGCGGCAGGAGGTCTGGCTGATGAGCTGGCTGCCCGGCCAGCGCACCGACCTGCACGACCACGCGTTCGCCAGCGGCGCGTTCACCGTGGTCAGCGGGCACCTGACGGAGGCGGTGGCCCGCCGGGCCCCGGGCGGCCGCGCGGTCACCGAGCTGCACGCCCTCGCGGCGGGGCAGTCGCGGGTGTTCGGCCCGGGGTACGTCCACGAGGTGCGCAACGACGGCCCGGACCCGGCGGTGTCGGTCCACGTCTACCGCGACGCGGCCCGCGCGATGCGCTCCTACCACCTCGACCCGCTGGGCGGCCCGGTCCTGGACTGA
- a CDS encoding NAD(P)H-dependent glycerol-3-phosphate dehydrogenase, whose protein sequence is MRADVQRVTVLGAGSWGTAFAKVLGDAGRDVTMWARREEVAEDIRERHANSAYLPGVELPENITATSDPAKALEGAEAVVLAVPSQSLRANLTSWRDLLPPDAILVSLAKGVELGTLKRMSEVIGEIVGMNPNEVVVVTGPNLAKEIAAGQPSASVLACADHERAVAIQRACANSYFRPYTNTDVVGCELGGACKNVIALSTGMAAGLGLGTNTMATLITRGLAEMARLGAKLGADPLTFAGLAGVGDLVATCSSPLSRNRTFGERLGRGETLEQAQAAAGGQVAEGVMSCSSIRALARSLGVDMPITDAMHRVCHEGVDPRRAGAELLGRSQKHEWS, encoded by the coding sequence ATGCGCGCCGACGTGCAGCGGGTCACCGTGCTCGGGGCCGGGTCGTGGGGCACCGCCTTCGCGAAGGTCCTCGGGGACGCCGGTCGCGACGTCACGATGTGGGCGCGCCGCGAAGAGGTCGCCGAGGACATCCGCGAGCGGCACGCCAACAGCGCGTACCTGCCCGGCGTCGAGCTGCCGGAGAACATCACCGCCACCAGCGACCCGGCGAAGGCGCTCGAAGGCGCCGAAGCCGTCGTGCTCGCCGTGCCCAGCCAGAGCTTGCGCGCCAACCTGACGTCGTGGCGCGATCTGCTGCCGCCGGACGCGATCCTCGTCAGCCTCGCGAAGGGCGTCGAACTCGGCACGCTCAAGCGGATGAGCGAGGTCATCGGCGAGATCGTCGGGATGAATCCGAACGAGGTCGTCGTCGTGACCGGGCCGAACCTGGCCAAGGAGATCGCCGCCGGGCAGCCGTCCGCGTCCGTGCTGGCCTGCGCCGACCACGAGCGCGCCGTCGCGATCCAGCGCGCCTGCGCCAACTCCTACTTCCGGCCCTACACCAACACCGACGTCGTCGGCTGCGAGCTCGGCGGCGCCTGCAAGAACGTGATCGCGCTCAGCACCGGCATGGCCGCCGGGCTGGGCCTGGGCACCAACACGATGGCGACGCTCATCACGCGCGGCCTCGCCGAGATGGCCCGGCTCGGGGCGAAGCTGGGCGCGGACCCGCTGACGTTCGCCGGGCTCGCCGGCGTCGGCGACCTGGTCGCGACCTGCTCGTCGCCGCTTTCGCGCAACCGGACGTTCGGCGAGCGCCTCGGCCGCGGTGAGACGCTCGAACAGGCGCAGGCGGCGGCCGGCGGGCAGGTCGCCGAGGGTGTCATGTCCTGCTCGTCGATCCGGGCGCTCGCGCGGAGCCTGGGTGTCGACATGCCGATCACCGACGCGATGCACCGCGTCTGCCACGAGGGCGTTGACCCGCGGCGGGCGGGCGCCGAGCTGCTGGGGCGGTCGCAAAAGCACGAGTGGTCCTGA
- a CDS encoding RNA degradosome polyphosphate kinase: MGAVSTDDGGTPAPRRRRNPASGSSETAKKTTSRASTAKKVPSKATARDTAARATAGKPRERKATPATTRRRSASHGNGRNAEEFRSVPSAPPAVTAAPAAVETLPDDRYFNRELSWQDFNARVLALAEDESQPLLERTKFLAIFASNLDEFYMVRVAGLKRRDETGLLVRSADGLTPREQLGYIAKRNQDLVERQTGAFEKHLRPQLAEHDIHIVGWADLPGADQLRLSSYFSEQIFPVLTPLAVDPAHPFPYISGLSLNLAVTVRDPEGGTERFARVKVPSNVPRLMRVETDRASRTATFLPLEELIAAHLGELFTGMDVTEHHVFRVTRNADFEVDEDRDEDLLQALERELAQRRFGPPVRLEVAQDMSEHMLELLLRELDVDPADVVEVPGLLDLTCLHQLSGVDRKELKDRPFVPATHPAFGERETPKSVFATLREGDVLVHHPYDSFSTSVQRFIEQAAADSKVLAIKQTLYRTSGDSPIVDALIDAAEAGKQVVALVEIKARFDEQANITWARTLERAGVHVVYGLVGLKTHCKVSMIVRQEGSTIRRYCHIGTGNYNPKTARLYEDIGLFTADPSIGADVTDLFNVLTGYSRQDTYRTILTSPHGIRRGIVRAIGEEIELARAGQQAGIRIKCNSLVDEQVIDALYHASQAGVPVEIVVRGICTLKPGVEGLSENIHVRSILGRFLEHSRVFHFRAGGTHWIGSADMMHRNLDRRIEALVRVKDPKLTRQLDDIFDSALDPATRCWVLTDSGEWAPFPADGSRVRDHQLELAKLHGAAG, translated from the coding sequence ATGGGGGCCGTGAGCACAGACGACGGCGGCACGCCCGCACCGCGGAGGCGACGGAACCCGGCAAGCGGATCTTCGGAGACGGCGAAGAAAACCACCAGCCGGGCGAGCACGGCCAAGAAGGTCCCGTCGAAGGCCACCGCACGCGACACCGCCGCCCGGGCCACCGCCGGGAAACCCCGGGAGCGCAAGGCCACCCCGGCGACCACCCGCCGCCGCAGCGCTTCGCACGGCAACGGGCGCAACGCCGAGGAGTTCCGCTCCGTGCCGTCGGCGCCGCCCGCGGTCACCGCCGCGCCGGCCGCCGTCGAGACGCTGCCGGACGACCGGTACTTCAACCGCGAGCTGTCGTGGCAGGACTTCAACGCGCGGGTGCTCGCGCTGGCCGAGGACGAGTCGCAGCCGCTGCTGGAGCGGACGAAGTTCCTCGCCATCTTCGCGTCCAATCTGGACGAGTTCTACATGGTCCGCGTCGCCGGCCTGAAGCGCCGCGACGAGACCGGCCTGCTGGTGCGCAGCGCGGACGGGCTCACCCCGCGCGAGCAGCTCGGCTACATCGCCAAGCGCAACCAGGACCTGGTCGAGCGCCAGACCGGCGCCTTCGAAAAGCACCTGCGCCCGCAGCTGGCCGAGCACGACATCCACATCGTCGGCTGGGCCGACCTGCCCGGCGCCGACCAGCTGCGGCTGTCGAGCTACTTCTCCGAGCAGATCTTCCCGGTGCTGACGCCGCTGGCCGTCGACCCGGCGCACCCGTTCCCGTACATCTCGGGCCTGTCGCTCAACCTCGCGGTCACCGTCCGGGACCCGGAGGGCGGCACCGAGCGGTTCGCCAGGGTGAAGGTGCCGAGCAACGTGCCGCGGCTGATGCGCGTCGAAACCGACCGCGCCAGCCGCACCGCGACCTTCCTGCCGCTCGAGGAGCTCATCGCCGCGCACCTCGGCGAGCTGTTCACCGGCATGGACGTCACCGAGCACCACGTCTTCCGCGTCACCCGCAACGCCGACTTCGAGGTCGACGAAGACCGCGACGAAGACCTGCTGCAGGCCCTCGAGCGCGAGCTGGCGCAGCGCCGGTTCGGGCCGCCGGTCCGGCTCGAGGTCGCGCAGGACATGAGCGAGCACATGCTCGAGCTGCTGCTGCGCGAGCTGGACGTCGACCCGGCGGACGTCGTCGAGGTGCCCGGCCTGCTGGACCTGACCTGCCTGCACCAGCTGTCCGGTGTGGACCGCAAGGAGCTCAAGGACCGGCCGTTCGTGCCGGCGACGCACCCGGCGTTCGGCGAGCGGGAGACGCCGAAGAGCGTCTTCGCCACGCTGCGCGAGGGCGACGTGCTGGTGCACCACCCGTACGACTCGTTCTCCACCAGCGTGCAGCGGTTCATCGAGCAGGCGGCGGCCGACTCGAAGGTGCTCGCGATCAAGCAGACGCTGTACCGGACCTCGGGCGACTCCCCGATCGTCGACGCGCTGATCGACGCGGCCGAGGCAGGCAAGCAGGTCGTCGCGCTGGTCGAGATCAAGGCGCGGTTCGACGAGCAGGCCAACATCACCTGGGCGCGGACGCTGGAACGCGCGGGCGTGCACGTCGTGTACGGCCTGGTCGGGCTGAAGACGCACTGCAAGGTGTCGATGATCGTGCGCCAGGAGGGCTCGACGATCCGGCGCTACTGCCACATCGGCACCGGCAACTACAACCCGAAGACCGCGCGGCTCTACGAGGACATCGGCCTGTTCACCGCCGACCCGAGCATCGGCGCGGACGTCACCGACCTGTTCAACGTGCTCACCGGCTACTCCCGCCAGGACACCTACCGGACGATCCTCACGTCGCCGCACGGCATCCGCCGGGGCATCGTCCGCGCGATCGGCGAAGAGATCGAGCTGGCGCGGGCCGGGCAGCAGGCCGGGATCCGGATCAAGTGCAACTCGCTGGTCGACGAGCAGGTCATCGACGCGCTCTACCACGCGTCGCAGGCCGGGGTGCCGGTCGAGATCGTGGTGCGCGGCATCTGCACGCTCAAGCCCGGCGTCGAAGGGCTGTCGGAGAACATCCACGTCCGGTCGATCCTGGGCCGGTTCCTGGAGCACTCGCGGGTCTTCCACTTCCGCGCGGGCGGCACGCACTGGATCGGCAGCGCGGACATGATGCACCGGAACCTGGACCGGCGGATCGAGGCGCTGGTGCGGGTGAAGGACCCGAAGCTGACCCGGCAGCTCGACGACATCTTCGACTCGGCGCTCGATCCGGCGACGCGCTGCTGGGTGCTGACCGACAGCGGCGAGTGGGCGCCGTTCCCGGCGGACGGCTCGCGGGTGCGTGACCACCAGCTGGAGCTGGCGAAGCTGCACGGGGCCGCCGGATGA
- the cofC gene encoding 2-phospho-L-lactate guanylyltransferase, whose translation MDVDLVVPMKHPRDGKSRLRGAVEPDHHPALVLALAADTLAAVVSAGRVRRVLLVAADPEAVRELAELGVEIIREPPHGGLNEAFRHGEAQLRKDDPAAIVGALQADLPALRAGDLTEAITEAAGNRAFVADRQGTGTTLLLSAPGAPLEPRFGLGSAAAHRRSGAVPLRAPLATLRSDVDTADDLAHVRALGVGKHTAEACAGPR comes from the coding sequence GTGGACGTAGACCTGGTCGTGCCGATGAAACACCCCCGCGACGGCAAGTCGCGGCTGCGTGGCGCGGTCGAACCGGACCACCACCCGGCCCTGGTACTGGCCCTCGCCGCCGACACGCTCGCCGCCGTCGTCTCGGCCGGGCGGGTGCGGCGCGTCCTGCTCGTCGCCGCCGACCCCGAGGCCGTCCGGGAACTCGCGGAACTCGGCGTCGAAATCATCCGCGAACCCCCGCACGGAGGTCTCAACGAAGCTTTCCGCCACGGCGAAGCCCAGCTCCGCAAGGACGACCCCGCGGCCATAGTGGGCGCCCTCCAAGCCGACCTCCCCGCCCTGCGCGCCGGCGACCTGACCGAGGCGATCACCGAAGCGGCCGGGAACCGGGCCTTCGTCGCCGACCGGCAGGGCACCGGCACCACCCTCCTGCTCTCCGCGCCGGGTGCTCCGCTCGAGCCGCGGTTCGGGCTGGGGTCGGCGGCCGCGCACCGCCGGTCCGGGGCCGTTCCCCTGCGGGCGCCGCTCGCCACCCTCCGCAGCGACGTCGACACCGCGGACGATCTTGCCCACGTCCGCGCGCTGGGTGTCGGAAAACACACGGCGGAAGCGTGTGCGGGACCGCGCTGA